DNA from Algisphaera agarilytica:
GGTTTGCATCTGCCCGGCCATGATCAACGGTACACGCGCCCTGAACATCGCCATGGTCAGCTCCGCGTTCATCGGCATGGCGGTCCTGGCTCTGCTACGCCGATCCGACCTCCACACCCCGTGGTCGCTAGCGCTGGGGGGGATTTTCAAAGCCACCTCCGGGCCGTTAGTCATCGTCGCCGCGGCCTTGGGAAGGTGGCGTGCGATCGTGGGGACGATCTCGGTCACCGTCGCCATCGTGGGGCTGAGCCTGCTGGTCATGGGGGCGGGCCCGTTTGAAAGGTTCTTCCAAGACATCGCCCCGAACCTGACCACCACTACCCCCGAAGTCTCCAACCAGTCCCTGGCGGCGGTTTTGCTGCGTCAGGGATGGATCGAACCCAACGGCAACGCCCTGGGCTGGATACGGCGTCTGGGAATCGTATTGCTCCTGGCCACGGCCGTGGCCACCCGGCACCAGACACGTCGTCATCCGGAGCAAAAGGCTGCCCTGCTCATGGCCGGGCTGTACCTGGCGATGCTGACTTGGATGGTGTTCAACCCGCTGTTCTGGAGCCACTACCAGATGGTCCTGGCGCCGTTCTGGGGCTGGCTCGCCTGGGAACTGCACCGCGAGGCCCGGGCGGGGCGTTGGGTGTGGGTCGGGCTGCTGGGGGTGAGTTTTGCCAGCGTGTGGTTCCCCGCCACGATCGTGCTGAACCAGAAATTCGCGACCCCGGAATTGATCACCTCGCATGTGTTGTGGGCGACGCTGGTGCTGGCCGTATTCACGGGGTGGCGACTGTTCAAGCCTTTGCCCGACACGGATAACGAACAAACCCCGGGTAATACCCCGACCGACGACGCCCCCGCCGCGTAAAGTGCGTTCATGCCGTTGATCATCGACTGCTACAACGTGCTGCACGTCTCGATGCCCCCGATGCTCGCCGGGCTCAGCGAAGCGGGGTTGTGCCACGCCCTGGTCCGGACCAAGTGGGCGGCCTCGGGCCAACCCATCACCGTGGTCGCCGACGGCCGGCCCAAACCGCTCGGAGTGGAAGCATCGCCCGTCGCCGAGGTGGACCTGGTCTACGCCGGCAGCCACCGCTCGGCCGACGACCTGATCATCGACCTCATCAACGCCCACTCCGCCCCGCGTCGCCTCACCGTGGTCAGCAGCGACCGCGTGATCCGCACCGCCGCCCGACGCCGCCGGGCCAAAGACCTGGCCAGCGAAGACTTCATCGATCAGCTCTGCGACCAGCTCCGAAAGCATGCCCAGGGCCCGCCCCCGCTGGCCCGCCCCCAGTTTGCCCCGCTCCCCCCCGAACTGGTGCAACGCTGGAAGAAAGCCTTCGGGTTCAAAGAACACGACTAACCCCTGCCGCTTGCGGCTTAGCGCCTGACCACACCCCCTAAGCCGCAAGCGGCAGGTTAAAAGGTTGTCACCGCCACTTGACGAAACCCCTTTTGGAAACTCCAATTACATCACCATGACCGAACCCGTCATCCAACTCGCCACGCCCCACTACCGCCGTGTCCTCCTCAAGATCAGCGGCGAGGCCCTGAGCGGCGAGGGTGGCTTCGGCGTCGACCCGGATGAGCTCCGCCTCATCGCCCACGAGATCGCCGAGGCCGCCAAGGTCAACGCCGAGGTCGACCCCAATCGGCTCCGCCGCGAGGGCGACAAGCCCAACGCCGGCACGCAGATCGCCGTGGTCGTGGGCGGGGGCAACATCATCCGCGGCGCGGCCCTCGCCGAGCAAGGCGTCATCCCCCAGGCCGTCGCCGACCAGATGGGCATGCTCGGCACCGTCATCAACGCGCTCGCCCTCAAAGAAGCGCTGGAAAACATCGGCCAACCCGCCCGCGTCATGTCCGCCCTGATGGTGTCTTCGGTCGCCGAGAACTTCATCCGCGGCCGTGCGCTACGTCACCTGGAAAAAGGCCGCGTCGTCATCTTCGCCGCCGGCACGGGCAACCCCTTCAGCACCACCGACTCGGGCGCCAGCCTCCGCGCCAGCGAGATTTCCGCCGACGTCGTGCTCAAGGCCACCAAGGTCGACGGCATCTACGACAAAGACCCCAACAAATTCAACGACGCGGTCCGCTTCGAATCGCTCTCGTTCGACGAAGCAATCAACCGCGACCTCAAGGTCATGGACATCGGCAGCTTCGCACAGTGCCGAGCCCAAAACATCCCCATCGTCGTCTTCGACATGAAAGTCCCCGGCAACATCGCCCGTGTCGTCGCCGGCGAATCCATCGGCACGCGGGTCGGCTGAAAACACTAAAGTGTGATCGCATCATTTCTTGATTGCCAGGAATGATCCAATCCCTCATTCAAGAAATCACACAATCTCACTTGGAGCACCGCGACTCATGGACCTCGACGAAATCCTCATGGAAGCCGAAGAATCGATGGAGAAAGCCATCGACTACGCCAAGTCAGAGATGAAAGGCGTCCGCACCGGCCGGGCCCAGCCGTCGATGCTGGAGATGGTCAAGGTCGAGTGCTACGGCGCCGAGTCTGAGCTCCGCAGCGTCGCGCTCATCAGCGCCCCCGAGCCCACCCAGCTCCTGGTCAAGCCCTTCGACCCCAGCACCACCAACGAGATCGCTAAAGGCCTCGAAAAGGCTGGCCTCGGGTTCAACCCCCAGGTCGATGGCAAGCAGATCCGCCTCAACATCCCCGCCCTCTCCGGCGACCGCCGCAAGCAACTCGCCGCCAGCGTCAAGCAGATGGGCGAGCAAGCCAAGGTCACCATCCGCAACGCCCGCCGCGACGCCAACAAGCACATCGACACCGCCGGCAAAGACAAATCGCTCGGCCTGTCCGAAGACGACGTCTCGGGCACCAAGAATGAAGTCCAAGACCTGCTGAAGAACTACGAAGGCATTGTCGAGAAGATGGTGGGTGAGAAGACCAAGGAAATCGAAGAGGTCTAAGCCTCGGGTTTTCGACTGATTCGCAAACCCCTTCGGACTTACATTACCCCTCCGACCGGCTTCGCCGGCCACCTCCCCCGACGGGGGAGGGATTATTGCCTTGCCCCCTCTCCCCTCGGGAGAGGGTTAGGGTGAGGGCACGCGACTGATGTCAGTCGTGCCGATGCTCATCAAGCCGACGAGCGAGTTCCACCACCGCTTCCCGCCAGCGTTCTTCAAGTTCTTTCTGCGCCGCCCGCGTTTCCAAATCCTCGCGCACGAACAATGGCTCACCAAACGCCACGTAGAAACGAGTGCGCGAAAACGGGAGCCACGCCATCACGCCCGAACTCTTGGCGGTGTCCAGGATCAGCGTGGGGATCACCGGCACATCCGCCAGCCGGGCGATCCGGCCGAAGCCCGAGCGGAACTCGCCGCCGTGCAACACCGAGTCTTCCTCCGGCGTGATCTTGCCCTCGGGAAACATGCACACCACCCGCCCGGCTTGCAGCCGCGACACGATCGTGCGCACCGCCGCCGCATCGACTTTGCCCCGGTCGAGCGTGATGGTGTTGAACAGCTTGTAGAACGCCCCGACGCCGGGCACGCCCATGACCTCGACGATGCTGACGAAGTCGATGATGCGCGGCACGCCGTACATCAGGCCGGGGATGTCGAACGGGCTGGTGTGGTTCGCCACGACGAGGTACCCGCCCTCCCGCATCGCGTGCTGCTGGCCATGGAGAATCCGGCGGTGGGTGACGGCGTAGATCGGGCGGCACACCACACGCATGAAGTAGTTGAACTTGTCGCGCACGGGGGCGGTGAACATCGCCTTGAGGTCGCCGGTCCAGCTGTTCATGGCTTGACCTCGCCCGGGATGTCGAAACGCTCCTGCATCTGCCGGTACACCCGCCGCATGGCCTGGGCCAACTCGGCTGAGCTCGCGGCGCGCGACGCCCGGCCGGGCCGTGCATCACCGGCAACCCGGATCGGCTCACCCAACCCGATCCACAACCGCCCCGTCCGCAACGGTAGCCACGGCATGACACGCCGGAACTGCTCACTGCCCAGCACCACACACGGCACGATCGGCACCCCGCTCCGCCGAGCCAACAACCCCGCCCCCCCTTTCACCGGCCCGCCGTTCAGCACCGAATCGTCGCCCGACATGATCTCCCCCTCGGGGAACAGCGCGATCGGCCGACGCTTCTCCAAACGACGCAGCGCCTCACGCACCCCCGGCAACGCCTGCCCGTACCGATCGATCCGCACGCAACCCGCGTGCTCCACGCACCACCGCGCGATCGGCGTCTCGTAAAACTCAGCCCGGGCCATGAAGTCCAGCTTCCGCCGCAGGAGCGCCCCCACCACGACCGGGTCGTAGTGCGACAGGTGCGCGATCGCCAGGATGTACGGCTGCCCCTTGGCGGGAAGATGCTCCCGCCCCACAAACGCGCAGCGCGACGTCACACGAAAGATCGCGTGGATGCCCGTGGCAATCGCGGTGTTGTTGAGCAGACTCATGAGCCCAGAGTGTCGCAGGATCGCCAGGGACCTGCATGCGAAAATTTAGCCCCGGGTCAGTGACCCGGGGCCGCCGCGGCACCCATGGGATTTCAAACCGCTCCACTCACCCCCGCAACGGCATCAACACCCCCGACAGATGCAGCCGCATCTGCAGCACCAGCTTCCGCGTCGTGGCGGTGTTGTCGTGGATCAGGTTGACCTTTTCTTCGGGGTCTTCGAGCA
Protein-coding regions in this window:
- a CDS encoding glycosyltransferase family 87 protein; amino-acid sequence: MVLLGWMLGVMLPYVLSSPEHVDFPQLYMAGTIAAQGEWDALYATPLPDAQLNPAYPTASTPHADYLRLAQERGVPPESLRYIYPPPAALLFWPLGLMTYDSAILAFAVLSCLTVWLVGVQAGLIYRHFAGQPSRIELVLTALVCICPAMINGTRALNIAMVSSAFIGMAVLALLRRSDLHTPWSLALGGIFKATSGPLVIVAAALGRWRAIVGTISVTVAIVGLSLLVMGAGPFERFFQDIAPNLTTTTPEVSNQSLAAVLLRQGWIEPNGNALGWIRRLGIVLLLATAVATRHQTRRHPEQKAALLMAGLYLAMLTWMVFNPLFWSHYQMVLAPFWGWLAWELHREARAGRWVWVGLLGVSFASVWFPATIVLNQKFATPELITSHVLWATLVLAVFTGWRLFKPLPDTDNEQTPGNTPTDDAPAA
- a CDS encoding NYN domain-containing protein, giving the protein MPLIIDCYNVLHVSMPPMLAGLSEAGLCHALVRTKWAASGQPITVVADGRPKPLGVEASPVAEVDLVYAGSHRSADDLIIDLINAHSAPRRLTVVSSDRVIRTAARRRRAKDLASEDFIDQLCDQLRKHAQGPPPLARPQFAPLPPELVQRWKKAFGFKEHD
- the pyrH gene encoding UMP kinase is translated as MTEPVIQLATPHYRRVLLKISGEALSGEGGFGVDPDELRLIAHEIAEAAKVNAEVDPNRLRREGDKPNAGTQIAVVVGGGNIIRGAALAEQGVIPQAVADQMGMLGTVINALALKEALENIGQPARVMSALMVSSVAENFIRGRALRHLEKGRVVIFAAGTGNPFSTTDSGASLRASEISADVVLKATKVDGIYDKDPNKFNDAVRFESLSFDEAINRDLKVMDIGSFAQCRAQNIPIVVFDMKVPGNIARVVAGESIGTRVG
- the frr gene encoding ribosome recycling factor, with the protein product MDLDEILMEAEESMEKAIDYAKSEMKGVRTGRAQPSMLEMVKVECYGAESELRSVALISAPEPTQLLVKPFDPSTTNEIAKGLEKAGLGFNPQVDGKQIRLNIPALSGDRRKQLAASVKQMGEQAKVTIRNARRDANKHIDTAGKDKSLGLSEDDVSGTKNEVQDLLKNYEGIVEKMVGEKTKEIEEV
- a CDS encoding lysophospholipid acyltransferase family protein, encoding MNSWTGDLKAMFTAPVRDKFNYFMRVVCRPIYAVTHRRILHGQQHAMREGGYLVVANHTSPFDIPGLMYGVPRIIDFVSIVEVMGVPGVGAFYKLFNTITLDRGKVDAAAVRTIVSRLQAGRVVCMFPEGKITPEEDSVLHGGEFRSGFGRIARLADVPVIPTLILDTAKSSGVMAWLPFSRTRFYVAFGEPLFVREDLETRAAQKELEERWREAVVELARRLDEHRHD
- a CDS encoding lysophospholipid acyltransferase family protein; the protein is MSLLNNTAIATGIHAIFRVTSRCAFVGREHLPAKGQPYILAIAHLSHYDPVVVGALLRRKLDFMARAEFYETPIARWCVEHAGCVRIDRYGQALPGVREALRRLEKRRPIALFPEGEIMSGDDSVLNGGPVKGGAGLLARRSGVPIVPCVVLGSEQFRRVMPWLPLRTGRLWIGLGEPIRVAGDARPGRASRAASSAELAQAMRRVYRQMQERFDIPGEVKP